The genomic interval acctctgccatttttacctatgCCAATATTACCCGTGCCATTTtgacctctgccattattacctctgcaatttttacctctgccattattacccttgccatttttacctctgccattattacctctgccatgttTACCTCTtctatttttacctctgccattattatctctgccatttttacctctgctattaTCTATTACCCCTGCTAATTTTATCTCTGCCATTACTACCCCTGCTATTtgtacctctgccattattacctctgccacgTCTGCCATGTTTATCTCTGCCatgtttacctctgccatttttacaccgaacGCAATTAATCGCCACAGTTTTTATGGGTAGGATTTTAGTCTTTCAAAATTTAGGGCCGCACACCCCTACCCTTTCCAAATCggagagccccccccccccccggcgagTAGTAGAGATAACTAACCTATTAGccgagtccccccccccccccgatcgcgAGTAGTAGAGATAACTAACCTAGTAGCCGGGTCCCCCCCCCCGATGGCGAGTATTAGAGATAACTAATCTATTAGCCGAGtctcccaccccctccctcccagaTGGCGAGTAGTAGAAATAACTAAGCTATTAGCCGATAATTAAATATCAGCAATTTGTGGTTTTCCCTAcatgtttttttaagaaatgataTAAACCTAACATGGGTAGCATATTGTTTTATAATTCGAAGTTAAGCGATTTGTTATCTAATTCTACCTAGACCCACTCTATACAATaactataatcatcattttaaaaattacttGTACCTTAAGTTTGCTTTTACATATCATTGAAAGATCGGCAAGTtcccaaatatatattttttcgaaTGATGTATTCACCGTGCGTGcattgttttgagaaaaaagttTGTCAAACTGTctacaaaattacaatattatcATAGTGCACGTCTTATCTATCTCTTAAGTATTTTCAATCAaacatgatttgattttttccaTCAAACACACTAAACTTGCATTATATTGAATTTGTGCACACTTTGCAACGTCAACAATTTTCCTGatagaatataaaaataattggcGACAAAAAATCATAGCTCCTTAAAATACATCTCATTTGCATTCAAAACGTACCTTGATAatcatgttttttcttttttcttttttgttaccTTTACATGTTTCTTATGCctattattgtcattgttataacttgttatatttcttctatgcccccaggaggggccgtcaaagaaataaaatcatttttattgtcattaataGGACCACCCATCACTGAACACcatgtttttgaaaatattgtccAAAAATGCACTTAGTTTACTTTTATGCTCAGCACAGTAGACGCACTGAAAAATGGAAAATGTCTAATAATCTGTTTTCGTATTTATCTAAATCTGTTTCAAACACATTGGGTAATTTCAAATTGAACGTATAAAAAGTGGAAATCTGACAACTCTATTCCTGAAGATATAATACACATTATTCATAAAGCGGAGTAGTGCTTTAAAGGTTGAAGAcggagaatggggggggggggggctattgtAACAGTTTCAAAAATTGCTGTGCCCCTAAATTAACGGATGTTTGTATAAATGCATCCCTCTTTATCCATAAAGCCCCTCCTATGGCAGTGATGAGAAAAGATCCCCCAACGTATTTCAGAAACCCACTCAATGAAGGAAGATGCTTCTTTACCAAAGGTTCCTCAAATGGACGAGCCGGCATGTCCTGAAAACAGATAAGATatcaaaaacaataataacacaACGATGATGGTATACTTGTACTTCCTCCACCACAACATTGACTGTAACACAAATttaatgtaaaatatgaaaagtaCTGCGGTCACAAAAAAGCAATTCTTTAAACTGGAACTACGGATTATCATCCGTGGCGGCACCAGGATTTTCAATCTAGGTGgcaaatggaggggggggggcatcggaacatgagggggggggggcaatggcGGACACGAATTTTTTTGCCTGTTTCACTAAATCTAGCATGGTGCGAGAGCtaaaattttaaatatagaTCTATCAACTTAAAAGGGAACTGTTAATGACCGTTTTCAGTTGCTGGTAAAGATACCGCACCAAATACATGCCAGCGCGAAGTGCAAgctgatttttcttaatatcCTGAAATGATATCTAGAGGTTACAAGTACTTTTTGTACCCACGGAAGTAAACAAACAATCGGTACAAGCGTGTGAGCTGAAGACTTTTAATATTCAGCACTTTTTTTGTAGAATTATGAACATGCAGGATGCGTATcttgctttaaaaaataatgaaaacttatattgacttgaacactGGATTTGTAACTTATATTCACAAATAATCGAGTGTATTGGACCCAAACAATTGTATTTTTGACTGAAATTTTCACTAAGCGTCGGGTAATTTGGACCAGACCTTTCCGAATTTAGGGGgacctgttacacccacaaatgtaatagcGCTCACAAATTTAACCCAATATGATAGCACATGCCCTGTTATCCTATTGAACACATCATTTGTTTATCTGAATCAAGAGCCActgcgaaattttaaaattttatatgaCCTGATTGGGAGCTAACAGTGACAGGAtgacaaaattttcaaaatttgaatcgTGAAAAATGCTTCTCTGGAGCGATTAAAACTTGAGTAAGGTGTTTATGATAACATTGACTCTACATTTATTTTTCAGTTTTCAGAATTTTATCACACTGAATTATACTACTAGAAAATTGTTACTACTAGCCACTACTAACAGCCACTACTACgagtacttctactactactactactactactactactactactactactactaatactactactactactactactatactactactactactactactaataataataataataatattaataataatattactgCCATTGGTACATTCTAAATGACAAATTACAAGGGAACCCTTTAAGTATACTTACTCGGATTGTAAATTTTGTATAGAATAACATAGATAATTACAATggcagtattttttttaaaccatacAAAACAACGTTTGGTTAAGATTCCCTTTGTAACTAACTTTCTTTGGTATTTAAGTGATGGAATAAATTTTAGCCTCACCTGAGCCTCTGGTTCCTCCTGCCATATTTCATCCTTATTGATCTTACCCATTGCATACAGTATCTAGTGATAGAGGAGGAGAGAGgggagtgggagagagagagagagagagtgaaagatAAATGGATCGAATGTCAGTAAGTCACATTTATCAAAATGACCCCTAGATCGATCAAAGCTGACAGACCTACGGTGAATGGCATACCATTGATCAGTTTGAAGTCAGCTTTGTTGGTGAGACTATGACGCTGGAATTGCCCATTACTTTATAATGGAATACTCCTATTTTCACGATCTtagcaaaaacaaaatacatagacTGTGAGAATTCACTGGAACCGTAAGCTTGAAATTGAATGAATCAATGAGTTACAATAACTTCGAAATAAAAGATTGAGgtataatgaaaatttatgaaggACAAATTAATATGTCGCTCGTTTTTATATAAGCTACCTCTCTTGCAGCCCTCTCTCCTGCCTGGACAGCCCCGTCCATGTATCCAGACCACTTAGTAGCTGTCTCGGTGCCAGCAAAGAAAATACGACCAATTGGCTCTCGAATAACTCTGTTGTcaataaaaagaagataaatatttcatttgttgatTAGTtgtaaaggaaaataaaaattattttgaaaaaaacatgTCGCTGTCACACTAACGTAACTGATTCTAAAACGACCAATCGTATGCCATTCAAAAGAATGCACTGACTTTGTTTGGTCTTGCATTTGTTTTATTGGTGTGACATAGACTCAGAGACGGCGCCAAGATATTTCGAAAAAAATGGTGGAAAGTCAACGACGGATGACGTTATTTCACTCTGAACTTAATAACAGGGGTATTGTATCAACCCAAACTCTTTTCTTTAAATGTTCTCTCTATCTTCCTTCTTCCCTTTTCCAATCCCGTTTTTTCTTCAACCTCTTTGTTTTAATACTTGAATATtttaatacttgaaaaaaaatataagagacGGTAGCCGTCTCTGGTACTGCTGCCCGTGGAGCTGCCCTGTGATTTCGATACGCCGCCTATTGTGCggaatattgtatttttaatgCTGCGCTCTCCAAATTATTCATGCGCGTAGGAATAATTCCCTAATAAGAAGTTTCAGCGTCGGATCTACTTGAAATAATggttgacattaaaaaaaaaaagggaatccGCTTTGCGGTGACAATCCTtttcctgtaattttttttatgttatcatGATTGGCAGTAAATCATTTTGGCTTAGAATGGCATTCTTAGCACACTTTATCTAGGATTCATGTAAAAAAAGTAATCCCCACATATTGTGTCTTATGTTAGGAAAAATGTAGGGCCTTATTATACGATATGGCAtgaatgcaaaagaaaacaatcaaatcaaggtaaatcaaaatattgtacaGCCTCCTGTGAGTGACTGATTGTGAGAAGAAACAAATAGCTTTCTGCTTACAATGACATTAAACTTAATTCTTGTCGTTGTGAAACATCAAAGAAATGTTTTTACCTGCAGTATTTGGTGATAACTCCAGGTGGTGTGTAGCCGACATAACCCCCTCCTATAAAAGGTTCTTCCATCCAGTTCTTCTCAACATAGTAAACAGGCTACAGCAACAAAAACTTGATGTAAGTGGACATGCAGTAATATAACAATGGTTATAATTTAGATTCGCCATTGATAGATAGGTAAAAAAGTTTCAATcgatttcaattaaaaaatgctctttattgatgatgataataattatagcattttgaggcgccgattatctagttgcctaatCAATGGAGCACTATATATTtccccggctttagctccagctgctaaatgtgcttggtgcattcaaggaattaatcctgccagatACCCATtctcctcacctgggttgagtgtagcacaatgtgggtaaatttcttgctgaaggcaaacacgccatggttgggattcgaacccactaGCCCACGATACCCCCTCTGAAAATATGTTTATAACTGTCGCACATGAACAAACGACTGGAGCTGGAAAATTCATGTTTACAAGTTTATATTGACACAATAAATTACATagtaaaaaatacaaagtaagtGCATTAAAAAGGCTATACATTTAAAAgctaatgcatttttttttatttatgtatctATTAAAAGTCAATACATAACATATGATACACAATTACATAAACAAATCTCCGAAGAATAGGAGTAAaacagattatatatatatatatatatatatacacatatatatacacacacgtaatttaaattatttgaaacagaaaaaaagctAATGCAATTTTTGGTGAAAGCCTATTAATGGTACTTTTGAAAATGGCTGACTTAAAGGAGAGGAGACTGGCACTTTGTGCTAAACTTTAGTGACAAAAAGACTGtaaggaggaggggggggggtagggttaAATCGTCCATTCTCTTTCATATTCTACACTCATCTTTTGTTGGGTGTGTCATCCAAAAAAGGCAATGGACCGTTTTTAAATCTTGTTGTTCTTGTTTGACATTGTTGATAGTTGTTTTAACAGCAAGAGATAATAGGTGTTTCTATGTTTTCCCCCTTGTTAATCATGTTTCACACAGAGAATGATTTGAAAGTGATtttgcaaaacttttttttttacaaagcgCCTATCTTCTCTCCTCAAGTGTTGGTAAATTACATACCTGACATGCATTTGTGTATGTGATGTTATAATGTTCTAAGATAATTTTACATACTCTCCGTTGTGTAttctttcaataatattattatgtttgATGTAAGATTACTATTGAACATTGGGgcataatattgcaaaaattGGTCGTATATAACCCATATATATTGTCACTAAATCCTTAAATGGTAAAATGAACTTTTTCAGTTTCCTTGATGTATACAATTTTCTATTGCATCACGTGATAGTAGGGCGATGTTTTGTTCATCGACCACACAAGAAAATTTATAGTGTTTGCAagagtttcattttcaaatgtcaaTTGAATTATTCTCGACCactttactttgttctgttggaaatgaaataaaataaataaaatttaattgaaatagGGTTAGCTCaatgggcgattccatacgtgtcgtacgggaaaTTTCGACAACAAAAAATCTATTCATTCGAGAACAATTGCTTGGAGTCGTTTGACATTCTCTCCTAATTTATCTGATTCAGATATAAAGAATCAAGCGTTATGGAATAACTCATTGATCAAAatagataagaaagttatataaACAACTTTGGCTTAAAAATGGGATCaccaatattaaatattttatggatgaaaataattttataattttacaattttctctcacatacaacttttaaaaaaatacaaaatcaattgTAATTCTCTTGAAtgtaattcattgatttctgcaATACTAAATAAATGGAAACATATTCGTCAACATCTTATTGAGAGTAGACAGCTCAAGAAGATttgttgtataatttaaataatgttttcaaGGTATGCAAGTTTATCCATAGAATTTCTGTTGAAAAAATCTTAAAGTCCCCGACTTCGCAAATAAAATGGCATCCATTTTAAATGAACCGGTTAATAATTGGAATTGACAGTACATGATTCCCTTTAAATGCCGTCTTTCAACAAAACACCGCTACTTTCAATATAAACTTTTCAATCGGATAATTGGGGTGAACAAACATCTTTACGATATTGGCGTGTCTGAATCTAATTTATGTACATTCTGTCTCTGTTGAAAGTATTTCGCATCTGTTTTCTTAGCTACAGATCTGAGATGTAAGGGGGCATGAGTATGAACGAGCAAAGCAAGTGAGCAACATAAATCCCTTTTTATGAAGAGTGTGTTTTTCATAAATGTAGGGAGCATTTCATTAGACTTGTATGCTTTATCTGACAAAGTCTCTTTTATCCGACAGTCACCATGGAAACAGCCGGGCACTTGTGCCTCTCAATCAAAGGTAAAACCGAGGAAAATGTCCGGCCTGACATCTTGTTAGatgacaaatgttgatgaaacgctccccaggataaagggttttttctttaaaaaagttgattttggtACAAAATGTTTCATGtccaaaaaataaggaaaagtaAAACGGAATCCCCTCTGCAAccaaacgatttttttttcgtataacaaggcaataaaacaaatcatagAATGTTAATAGATATCACCAAATGTCAATTATCTGTAGGAATATCTCTCACACTGTATTAGTAcaaacttttttaaattttaaaaacaatataaaaacgCAATGTGATTTCTCACCTTTAGAGCTTCATCGGTTTTGAAAATTACTGCATACCTCTGAGCTATGAGATCTCTCCTAaattatgaaattgaaaataataataatgaaaataagctATATTCATGTCTATTTTCTGGCACCTACACCAGCAGTGACTACATTGAGTATCCCTGTATCAATGGAGAAACGTGTAAATTAGGTTTAATTCTTTGATATGTTCTTTTCCTTCTCTAGTTTTCCTCTAaaactattttttcttttttgatcgcgtaataataatgataaattatatTGGTGTTGAGAATGATAAACGATAATGATAGCAGGGGTGATGGACAGAactgaagataaaaaaataagtaaacgcttcgagaaaaaaaaaaggatgaaagacAACAATATTTTAAAGTGAAGGCACcaactttttttatttcgttttatatatttatgaacAAGAGTAAatatattatcagtattttttatattcatttttgataAATGGTTTACCTCTGTTCTTTCGTAAGATGACAGTGGTCCTTCGCGCCATCGCCGGACATGAATCTAGAATTTAAATACAAGTTAATCATCttcaaaaattgtataatttattcaatttcaaatcatttATCAACTTTGACAGTATAATGACGGATGCAACAACATCAATGCGGTAATTGGTGAGAGtggcaacaataataatgactgTTTGTTTTTGTATATCACCTTGAAAATAGGAAGCTTCATCAAGAAAATTAACTTATTCCGGGCAGACGTTTGTTAATTTCGTCTCtggtaaatatgtttttaattgatttctgTATTTCATCGCCATTTGAAATCAagattgaaattaaaatggagTCCAATAAGagactagattttaattcgtcatgcggacgaattaggtggtctgtccttattctcgccatcatgatcactattaccatgttcaagcagatcaatatgatcttcatgatgacaacggaatgttcattatggatggaatacttgtgaaagacgggagatgataaagcactgtgaaaagggtctctttgatatatgaaaatacatgtgatatgaaaaaagtaattataatctgtttaatcttgctaaattttaactttcataccttttactTATCATAatggatcatgtacgaggtggtaaaaagaaagaaaaaatgaaaaaaaaaattatcttgttcacccccaggactcgaacctgcgcccccgtgaactcaagtcaagtgcgttatccattgagccacgatattccccatagagattacacgttcccgtagagattacacgtaagcaactttgagaattacaaatccaattttgcaagcgaaaaacgggcatgatcctggcatccGATCGAAAAGACAGGTTGACACTTTCGAaggcttagaatctcagctacaacatactaaaagctcaggaaaaactgacaagaggaaatggagatatggctcacgaaa from Lytechinus pictus isolate F3 Inbred chromosome 2, Lp3.0, whole genome shotgun sequence carries:
- the LOC135153201 gene encoding amine oxidase [flavin-containing] B-like, yielding MLTKINFTPKLPALRNQLDQRYPMGAVIKTTIYYERPFWKDSGFSGSVLADGIISEIRYDGKATIENWHALVGFMSGDGAKDHCHLTKEQRRDLIAQRYAVIFKTDEALKPVYYVEKNWMEEPFIGGGYVGYTPPGVITKYCRVIREPIGRIFFAGTETATKWSGYMDGAVQAGERAAREILYAMGKINKDEIWQEEPEAQDMPARPFEEPLVKKHLPSLSGFLKYVGGSFLITAIGGALWIKRDAFIQTSVNLGAQQFLKLLQ